Proteins encoded together in one Juglans regia cultivar Chandler chromosome 9, Walnut 2.0, whole genome shotgun sequence window:
- the LOC108981855 gene encoding uncharacterized protein At4g22758-like, with amino-acid sequence MTSPSLTLHRRPNVFRIPSTSYRSLQTFPLERHSDIVRRPGGLITVPRRLKSAPATRGSLGRPTKLLLNVTIERSLGPVQVVMLPENTILDLIKEVLEIYDREKRRPLLPKIDPPSFELHYSQFSLESLKPEEKLINLGSRNFFLCLKQSTSTGSTFSEKADDATEAAFPLAKLMDFLL; translated from the exons atgacTTCCCCGTCTCTAACGCTTCATCGGCGACCTAACGTGTTTAGGATTCCGTCGACCTCCTACAGGTCCCTCCAGACCTTCCCGTTGGAAAGACATTCCGACATCGTTCGCCGTCCTGGCGGCCTCATCACTGTCCCTAGAAGACTTAAGTCGGCTCCTGCCACCAGAGGGTCCCTCGGCAGGCCGACCAAGCTGCTGCTCAACGTGACGATCGAGAGAAGCTTGGGTCCTGTACAGGTGGTCATGCTGCCTGAGAACACGATCCTGGACTTGATCAAGGAGGTGTTGGAGATTTACGACAGGGAAAAAAGGAGGCCGTTGCTGCCAAAGATCGATCCTCCCAGCTTCGAGCTCCACTACTCGCAGTTCAGCTTGGAAA GTTTGAAGCCAGAGGAGAAGTTGATAAACTTGGGGTCTAGGAATTTCTTCTTGTGCTTAAAGCAATCCACCTCTACCGGCTCTACTTTCTCCGAGAAAGCAGATGATGCAACTGAAGCTGCATTTCCACTAGCCAAGTTAATGGATTTCTTGTTATAG
- the LOC108981851 gene encoding protein cornichon homolog 4-like, with amino-acid sequence MGDLLLWLVSFFFLIALLVLVVYQLMCLADLEFDYINPYDSSSRINRVILPEFIAQGVLCVFYLVTRHWFMSLLCGPYLFYNVRLYLQRRHLVDVTEIFNLLNWEKKQRLFKFFYLIFLLIFSIVWMILTTLDEHE; translated from the exons aTGGGTGATCTCCTTTTGTGGCTCGTCtccttcttctttctcatagCCTTGCTCGTCCTCGTCGTTTATCAG CTTATGTGCCTGGCAGATCTAGAGTTTGATTATATCAACCCTTATGACTCTTCATCTCGAATCAACAGAGTGATTTTGCCGGAGTTCATTGCACAAGGAGTGTTATGTGTATTCTATCTCGTAACAAGGCATTGGTTTATGTCCCTGCTGTGTGGTCCATACCTTTTCTACAATGTTAGACT GTACTTGCAAAGGCGGCACCTGGTAGATGTCACTGAGATATTCAACCTGCTGAATTGGGAAAAGAAGCAGCGGCTGTTCAAATTCTTCTATCTCATATTTCTGCTCATTTTCTCCATAGTTTG GATGATTCTAACCACACTGGATGAGCATGAATAG